A single window of Myxococcales bacterium DNA harbors:
- a CDS encoding response regulator, whose amino-acid sequence MQLVAGMLEQGGYQVLTAEGAPRALELLERHTGKLALLLTDVIMPGLRGPELAELAWAKSRDLPVLFISGFADPAGFPGAFHQRRIGFLPKPFEHEALLRKVEQMLRK is encoded by the coding sequence TTGCAGCTGGTCGCCGGCATGCTGGAGCAGGGCGGCTACCAGGTCCTTACGGCGGAGGGCGCGCCGCGCGCGCTCGAGCTGCTCGAGCGGCACACGGGCAAGCTCGCGTTGCTGCTCACCGACGTGATCATGCCGGGCCTGCGCGGGCCCGAGCTGGCCGAGCTTGCCTGGGCGAAGAGCCGGGACCTGCCCGTGCTCTTCATCAGCGGCTTCGCAGATCCGGCCGGCTTCCCAGGCGCGTTTCACCAGCGAAGGATCGGATTTCTGCCGAAACCCTTCGAGCACGAGGCACTGCTCCGAAAGGTGGAGCAGATGCTTCGAAAGTGA
- a CDS encoding PAS domain S-box protein, whose product MPLDSATLQASFDLAPIGVTLTRDGVTEYCNPAYLAMFGYTDHSDEIYGKSLLSMVAPEQREAIIDHIQKRRVGIEAEAAYDSLGLRRDGSVFPFHVSVRRVEIQDGPVTLAFFMDMTERRRIEETLRQSNEQLNALIQACPVPIMLLDPAGTVRLWNPAAERTFGFTEAEAIGKPNPVVDEASRAEFRRNMEGAMATGIQGVQARRRRKDGSPIDLAIWAAPIRDQSGASAGTMALTVDVSERLRTEAALARSQEQLRHAQKMEAVGRLAGGVAHDFNNLLTVISGFSALLRTQIPGQEAALGSAKEIENAVGRAAALTRQLLIFSRQQPVSTTVVDLNEVVSSMERMLSRLMAPETRLERLLAVELGRVRADTGQLEQVITNLVINASDAMPAGGQVRLSTSNVELDDALGSRFVVPAGRYVVLEVRDTGMGMDEAVLSRLFEPFFTTKERGKGTGLGLSTVYGIVTQSGGHLQVESQPGSGSTFRVYLPRVDELPRDAVVPERRIPARARGPFW is encoded by the coding sequence GTGCCACTGGACTCCGCGACGCTGCAAGCGAGCTTCGACCTTGCTCCGATCGGCGTCACGCTCACCCGCGACGGCGTCACCGAGTACTGCAACCCCGCGTACCTGGCGATGTTCGGGTACACGGACCACTCCGACGAGATCTACGGCAAGAGTTTGCTCTCGATGGTCGCGCCGGAGCAGCGCGAGGCGATCATCGACCACATTCAGAAGCGCAGGGTGGGCATCGAGGCCGAGGCCGCCTACGACTCCCTGGGGCTCCGTCGGGACGGTAGTGTGTTCCCTTTCCACGTCTCGGTGCGTCGGGTCGAAATCCAGGATGGTCCGGTGACACTGGCCTTTTTCATGGACATGACCGAACGCCGGCGGATCGAAGAGACCCTGCGCCAGTCCAACGAGCAACTGAACGCACTGATCCAGGCCTGCCCGGTGCCCATCATGCTGCTCGATCCGGCGGGGACCGTCCGCCTGTGGAACCCAGCGGCCGAGCGCACCTTCGGCTTCACCGAAGCGGAGGCGATCGGGAAGCCGAATCCGGTCGTCGACGAGGCGTCGCGAGCGGAGTTCCGCCGCAACATGGAAGGTGCGATGGCCACGGGCATTCAGGGCGTGCAGGCTCGACGGCGACGCAAGGATGGCTCGCCCATCGATCTGGCGATCTGGGCCGCGCCAATTCGCGACCAGAGCGGAGCATCTGCCGGGACGATGGCGCTCACGGTCGACGTGAGCGAACGACTGCGGACGGAAGCAGCCCTCGCGCGCAGTCAGGAACAGCTACGCCACGCGCAAAAGATGGAGGCCGTGGGACGCCTCGCCGGCGGCGTGGCTCACGACTTCAACAATCTGCTCACCGTCATCTCTGGTTTTTCGGCCCTCCTGCGCACGCAGATCCCGGGGCAAGAAGCCGCGCTCGGGAGCGCCAAGGAGATCGAGAACGCCGTGGGTCGCGCAGCCGCGTTGACCCGTCAGCTACTGATCTTCAGCCGGCAGCAGCCCGTCAGCACGACCGTCGTGGACCTCAACGAGGTGGTCAGCAGCATGGAGCGCATGCTGTCTCGCCTGATGGCCCCCGAGACGAGACTCGAGCGGCTCTTGGCCGTGGAGCTCGGGCGCGTGCGCGCAGACACGGGCCAACTGGAACAGGTCATCACCAACCTGGTGATCAACGCCAGTGACGCGATGCCGGCGGGCGGTCAGGTTCGGCTCAGCACGAGCAACGTCGAGCTCGATGACGCGCTCGGCTCCCGCTTCGTCGTCCCTGCCGGCCGGTATGTCGTGCTCGAGGTCCGAGATACCGGGATGGGCATGGACGAAGCCGTGCTGTCACGCCTGTTCGAACCGTTCTTCACCACCAAGGAGCGCGGCAAGGGCACCGGTCTCGGGCTCTCGACGGTCTACGGCATCGTGACGCAGAGCGGCGGGCACCTGCAGGTCGAGAGTCAGCCCGGGAGTGGAAGCACCTTCCGGGTGTACCTGCCTCGGGTGGACGAGCTCCCGCGGGACGCGGTCGTCCCGGAACGACGCATCCCTGCGCGGGCACGGGGGCCATTCTGGTAG
- a CDS encoding DUF3943 domain-containing protein has translation MRAWLVVCALGGASEFARAAEPDTTPAVQNEAGKSAAEAGARGEADATGEQSWTIPSLHALGLMTTMRATEAFLWPEPFADTELSHIGQHYEAAFTLPPKWDSSRRAFEWDGDPWWINGIGHALFGSELYLRARTCKNGVLPALAFTVIGSTLWEYGFEANGVRPSGLDLWYTPAAGLVLGEVRYLGWSAARRIGDRTLRGVLQGVLDPFGELERWAGTRC, from the coding sequence GTGAGGGCGTGGCTGGTGGTCTGTGCGCTCGGCGGAGCTTCTGAGTTTGCCCGCGCCGCTGAGCCCGACACCACGCCAGCCGTCCAGAACGAGGCGGGAAAAAGCGCCGCCGAGGCCGGCGCCCGCGGCGAGGCCGACGCGACGGGTGAGCAGTCATGGACCATCCCCTCGCTGCACGCCCTCGGCCTGATGACGACGATGCGCGCGACGGAAGCGTTCCTCTGGCCTGAGCCCTTCGCCGACACGGAGCTCTCCCACATCGGTCAGCACTACGAAGCGGCGTTCACGCTCCCCCCCAAGTGGGACTCGTCCCGTCGCGCCTTCGAATGGGACGGAGATCCCTGGTGGATCAACGGCATTGGCCACGCCCTCTTCGGCAGCGAGCTCTATCTTCGCGCCCGAACTTGCAAGAACGGCGTGCTGCCCGCGCTCGCCTTCACCGTCATCGGCAGCACTCTCTGGGAATACGGCTTCGAGGCCAACGGGGTGCGCCCGAGCGGCCTGGACCTCTGGTACACGCCGGCCGCGGGCCTCGTCCTCGGCGAAGTCCGGTACCTGGGCTGGTCCGCCGCCCGGCGCATCGGCGACCGGACCCTGCGCGGCGTGCTCCAGGGCGTGCTCGATCCATTCGGGGAGCTCGAGCGCTGGGCCGGGACGCGCTGTTAG
- a CDS encoding metallophosphoesterase family protein, which translates to MSSPSLRIGIIGDVHLAWDDRDVALIDAEAYDLVAFVGDLAGYRQDALGVAASIARLRTPAFVVPGNHDGVSLPHLAAETLERPRAARILGRGQSRRCESLRSALSPVPLAGYSMHELRGDQLSLSVIAGRPHSQGGGFFAFASYLNATYGVSSLEESAARLCRLVDETPHERLIFVAHNGPLGLGARRHDLWGCDFRKSEGDFGDADLAAAIEHAKQRGKRVLAVAAGHMHHRLKGGGARTWQSEVDGVLYVNAARVPRIERGPGGTRRHHVRLVTDGQSAKAERVTVCE; encoded by the coding sequence GTGAGCTCACCTTCCCTCCGCATCGGCATCATCGGCGACGTCCACCTGGCGTGGGACGATCGGGACGTCGCCCTGATCGATGCCGAGGCCTATGATCTGGTGGCGTTCGTCGGAGATCTGGCAGGCTATCGTCAGGACGCGCTCGGTGTCGCCGCGAGCATCGCGCGGCTGCGCACGCCCGCGTTCGTGGTCCCCGGAAACCACGACGGCGTGAGCTTGCCGCATCTGGCAGCGGAGACGCTGGAGCGCCCCCGCGCGGCGCGAATCCTCGGGCGAGGACAGTCACGGCGCTGCGAGAGCCTGCGCAGCGCGCTCTCGCCGGTTCCGCTCGCCGGGTACAGCATGCACGAGCTTCGAGGGGATCAGCTCTCGCTCAGTGTGATCGCGGGCCGTCCGCACTCCCAGGGCGGCGGGTTCTTTGCGTTCGCGAGCTATCTGAACGCGACCTACGGTGTGAGCTCTCTGGAGGAATCTGCAGCGCGTTTGTGCCGGCTGGTCGACGAAACCCCGCACGAGCGCCTGATCTTCGTTGCGCACAACGGACCGCTGGGCCTCGGGGCGCGTCGGCATGACCTCTGGGGTTGTGATTTCCGGAAGAGCGAAGGGGATTTCGGCGACGCGGATCTGGCCGCGGCCATCGAACACGCAAAGCAGCGCGGCAAGCGCGTGCTGGCCGTCGCGGCGGGTCACATGCACCACCGACTGAAGGGCGGCGGCGCGCGAACCTGGCAGTCTGAGGTCGACGGCGTGCTGTACGTCAACGCGGCGCGGGTGCCGCGCATCGAGAGGGGGCCCGGCGGGACCCGCCGCCACCACGTGCGCCTCGTTACCGACGGACAGAGTGCGAAGGCAGAGCGGGTGACCGTGTGCGAGTGA